The following proteins are co-located in the Psilocybe cubensis strain MGC-MH-2018 chromosome 5, whole genome shotgun sequence genome:
- a CDS encoding DnaJ-like protein subfamily C member 5-like protein (DnaJ homolog subfamily C member 5 homolog), whose amino-acid sequence MFSYALSTASTYFHLPIDEEEDEDIENYERKYLTWVAEPSGSSSKREQSTNPNHDSDGRGAAVVRAVLENDDLYEILGVPKSATLDKMTLRRAYLSRSRACHPDKFPDNPDATHAFQKVAVAYDVLSKPSLKRVYDNRSPSSNFDVFATRPMGHAEDTFRSVVLGAFNDFLDGDLEVIRTLLKAINDINPSIKLGEDGINSVLVTLQGIRERALTCRTCIYALHTEVTRLLEVQSAFRELSYFDLMGRSRLTIQLTRITLSLPIALEKALQDQQAFEYDDDGNEKAKERIFPRQVTLLIKGVDVALARMEKILKR is encoded by the exons ATGTTCTCTTACGCCCTCTCCACAG CAAGCACGTACTTTCATCTCCCCatagatgaggaggaggacgaggatatCGAGAACTATGAACGCAAATATCTTACATGGGTAGCAGAGCCCTCTGGCTCATCCTCAAAACGCGAGCAATCCACAAATCCCAATCATGACTCTGACGGACGCGGTGCCGCCGTCGTACGCGCTGTACTCGAAAATGACGACCTTTACGAAATCCTTGGTGTTCCTAAGTCCGCTACATTGGACAAAATGACTCTGCGAAGAGCTTATCTCTCACGAAGTAGAGCTTGCCATCCAGA TAAATTTCCGGACAATCCAGATGCAACACATGCTTTCCAGAAAGTCGCGGTCGCGTATGATGTGCTCAGCAAACCTTCCCTAAAACGTGTATATGACAACCGATCACCTTCGTCAAATTTCGATGTTTTTGCTACTAGACCTATGGGCCATGCTGAAGACACTTTTCGGAGCGTTGTGCTAGGTGCCTTCAACGATTTTCTCGATGGCGACCTCGAGGTCATCAGAACTCTGCTGA AGGCAATCAATGACATCAACCCGTCAATTAAGCTCGGAGAAGACGGTATCAACTCTGTTCTTGTTACACTACAAGGCATCCGCGAGCGAGCGCTAA CTTGCCGGACATGCATCTACGCTCTACACACCGAGGTGACCCGACTACTTGAAGTGCAGAGTGCTTTCCGCGAGCTGTCATACTTCGACCTGATGGGTCGCTCGCGGCTGACTATCCAGCTGACAAGGATAACACTGAGCCTGCCGATAGCTTTGGAGAAGGCACTGCAAGACCAACAGGCGTTCGagtacgacgacgacgggaATGAAAAGGCGAAGGAGAGAATATTCCCTCGACAGGTGACACTGCTCATCAAGGGTGTCGACGTTGCACTAGCAAGAATGGAGAAGATTCTCAAGAGATGA
- a CDS encoding P-loop guanosine triphosphatase YjiA translates to MPSIPITVFTGFLGAGKTSVILSLLPKLPKDYKVVLLKNEFGDVEVDSKLANQSSLTAVSEILNGCMCCVLVGQMQNALLEIRDNYRPDRIIIECSGSAFPATLAFQIRQLERDTGGDFNLDAIVTVIDAENFVGYEDTSPTARMQASYSDIILINKWEHVSERSLDIVMDHLHTLNDTTPKIKCQTRNGVDPGLIFGLQSKHFLSDPKSAPVDHDEVETLTLGRAGIVHHNHSHASSEETDTTTMEKTKLIQALELVPKDTVWRVKGFVRLDDGKVYILNWAFGRFELTEYTGDDIRDSVRFTVMGSRGEVGRAVTKFVAALKA, encoded by the exons ATGCCCTCCATCCCCATCACCGTCTTCACTGGCTTTCTCGGCGCTGGAAAGACCTCTGTcatcctctctctccttccaAAGCTCCCCAAGGACTACAAAGTCGTTCTGCTCAAGAATGAGTTTGGAGATGTGGAGGTAGATAGCAAGCTCGCCAACCAGTCTTCCCTCACAGCCGTCAGCGAGATCCTCAATGGATGCAT GTGTTGTGTCCTGGTAGGCCAGATGCAAAATGCTCTTTTGGAAATTCGTG ATAATTATCGACCGGATCGAATTATCATAGAATGCTC CGGCTCGGCGTTTCCAGCCACCTTGGCCTTCCAGATCCGTCAGTTAGAACGCGACACGGGGGGCGACTTCAATCTTGATGCTATCGTCACCGTCATCGACGCTGAGAATTTCGTCGGATACGAAGACACCTCGCCCACTGCAAGGATGCAGGCCAGCTACTCGGACATTATACTCATC AATAAATGGGAACACGTTTCAGAACGTTCGCTCGATATCGTGATGGACCATCTGCATACCCTGAACGATACCACCCCAAAAATCAAATGTCAAACAAGGAACGGGGTCGACCCGGGCCTGATTTTTGGCCTCCAATCAAAGCACTTCTTGTCCGACCCCAAGTCCGCTCCAGTCGACCACGATGAAGTCGAGACCTTGACTCTGGGACGGGCAGGAATTGTCCATCATAACCACAGCCATGCTTCTTCTGAGGAGACTGATACTACTACAATGGAAAAAACAAAGCTGATACAAGCACTCGAACTAGTCCCGAAAGACACGGTTTGGAGAGTCAAAGGTTTTGTGAGACTTGACGATGGAAAAGTGTATATACTGAACTGGGCATTTGGTCGATTTGAACTCACCGAGTACACTGGGGATGATATTCGAGATTCAGTGCGATTCACAGTAATGGGTTCGCGGGGAGAGGTGGGCCGGGCAGTAACCAAGTTCGTGGCCGCGTTGAAAGCTTAG